In one window of Azoarcus olearius DNA:
- a CDS encoding TolC family protein translates to MKYRFGATSIKRLAALLLLALAGGGPAFADAPALGASVPGLLEHARLNNPAFAAERAEAQAARERIESAGALPDPSFQVELMDFTNRMNGGKTTLVPGQVGETRYRVIQPLPAWGKRELDSRAAEARAGKADAARDAAWVTLAADIKMAWLRYYASDREARLNRDALALLQGLEETTLSRYRLGLLPQQAVLRAQREITAQRLTQVAVEQKRSAAAAALNALLARPATDALAAPLDPTPLPETPQFATLLERVRAANPELAAEALGTDVARLERDRAWRDRYPDWSVGLTNNRPRDGENSWDLMVEVMIPLQQSARRAREREAEQMVTAADMRRSAAEQRLQGELGRSHAAYAAGRETLRLLKGSLLPQAEATRDATRSAFANGRVDFDTVIEAERQLIDIRMRALETEVETRSALAELEKLAGEVQ, encoded by the coding sequence ATGAAGTACCGCTTCGGGGCAACCTCCATCAAGCGCTTGGCCGCGCTGCTACTGCTTGCATTGGCAGGCGGCGGCCCGGCGTTCGCCGACGCCCCCGCACTCGGCGCCTCCGTCCCGGGGCTGCTCGAACACGCCCGCCTCAATAACCCGGCCTTCGCGGCCGAGCGCGCCGAAGCTCAGGCCGCGCGCGAGCGCATCGAATCCGCCGGCGCCTTGCCCGACCCGAGCTTCCAGGTCGAGCTGATGGACTTCACCAATCGCATGAATGGCGGCAAGACCACGCTGGTGCCGGGTCAGGTCGGCGAGACGCGTTACCGGGTGATCCAGCCGCTGCCCGCCTGGGGCAAGCGCGAACTCGACAGCCGCGCCGCCGAGGCGCGCGCCGGCAAGGCGGACGCCGCGCGCGACGCGGCCTGGGTGACGCTCGCCGCCGACATCAAGATGGCCTGGCTGCGCTACTACGCCTCCGACCGCGAAGCCCGGCTGAACCGCGACGCGCTGGCGCTGCTTCAGGGCCTGGAAGAAACCACGCTCAGCCGCTACAGGCTCGGCCTGCTGCCGCAGCAGGCGGTGCTGCGCGCCCAGCGCGAAATCACCGCGCAGCGGCTGACGCAGGTGGCGGTGGAGCAGAAGCGCAGCGCCGCCGCCGCGGCCCTGAACGCGCTGCTGGCGCGGCCGGCGACCGATGCCCTCGCGGCCCCGCTGGACCCCACACCGCTGCCGGAGACGCCGCAGTTCGCCACGCTGCTGGAGCGCGTGCGCGCCGCCAACCCGGAACTCGCCGCCGAAGCCCTCGGCACCGACGTCGCCCGCCTGGAACGCGACCGCGCCTGGCGCGACCGCTACCCGGACTGGAGCGTCGGCCTCACCAACAACCGCCCGCGCGACGGCGAAAACTCCTGGGATCTGATGGTGGAGGTGATGATCCCGCTGCAGCAGTCCGCCCGCCGCGCGCGCGAGCGCGAAGCCGAGCAGATGGTGACCGCCGCCGACATGCGCCGCAGCGCCGCGGAGCAGCGCCTGCAGGGCGAACTCGGCCGCAGCCATGCCGCCTACGCCGCCGGTCGCGAAACCCTGCGGCTGCTCAAGGGCAGCCTGCTGCCGCAGGCCGAGGCCACCCGCGACGCCACCCGCAGCGCCTTCGCCAACGGCCGCGTCGATTTCGATACCGTGATCGAGGCGGAACGCCAGTTGATCGACATCCGCATGCGCGCGCTGGAAACCGAGGTGGAAACCCGCTCCGCGCTCGCCGAGCTGGAAAAACTCGCAGGAGAGGTGCAGTGA
- a CDS encoding efflux RND transporter permease subunit: MLSRLIDWSARNVFLVLLGTLFLIGGGLYAVKHTPLDALPDLSDVQVIVYTDYPGQGPQVVEDQVTYPLTTAMLAVPRARVVRGFSMFGASYVYVIFEDGTDIYWARSRVLEYLSTAAGRLPQGVAPQIGPDATGVGWVYQYAVLGRDMSLADTRSLQDWYVRYQLTKAAGVSEVASVGGFVREYQVTVDPHRLASYGIALDEVSRAIRNANRDVGGRVVEMAEKEYMVRGRGYLRGVEDIAGLVLKSENGTPVRVADIGRVELVPAERRGIAELNGEGEVASGIVMARFGQNALDVIANVKAKIAEIAPGLPAGAEIVPVYDRSTLIERAIANLQWTLLEESLIVAAVCVIFLLHVRSALVAIITLPLGILIAFVAMRALGMGADIMSLGGIAIAIGAMVDAAIVMIENAHKHLERLAVHSAPFEGEAGREMGFDDGTLPHPHPTPPLEGEGETATDAPLYSSPSKGEAGREMGLDGTSDVRADSPSNSIPFKGRAGVGMGFDGGPLPHPHPDPSLDGEGTKTVRAAATPEAARAAAILAACKEVGPALFFSLLIITVSFLPVFTLEGQEGRLFSPLAFTKTFAMAGAALLSVTLVPVLMLFFVRGRILPESKNPVNRLLIWLYRPIIRAVLRFKWVTIALALLAMVATLLPARQIGSEFMPTLNEGTLFYMPAALPGMSVTEAGRLLATTNRIIKTFPEVESVYGKAGRANTATDPAPLEMFETVINLKPHSEWRPGMTTDKLVAEMDAALKFPGLANSWTMPIKARIDMLSTGIRTPVGVKVFGKDLETLETVARQVEAAVRTVPGTASAYAERVAGGYYVDIEPKREQLARYGLSVDMVQEVVATALGGDMVTTTVEGLERYNVAVRYPRALRDSPQRIAAEVYVPTMSGPIPLGQLATVSIQRGAPAIRTENALLAAYVYVDTREADIGAFVKRAQQAVAEQVSFPAGYYATWSGQFENMERAKEKMKIVLPLTLALIFVLLYLNFRRLTETLIVMLSVPFALVGGVWLMWWLGYQMSVAVAVGFIALAGVAAETGVIMLIYLDHAWEAIRARRAAEGRAPTVADLYEAIMEGAVERVRPKMMTVVAIMAGLLPIMWSSGTGAEVMSRIAAPMVGGMISSTVLTLAVIPALYAVVKTRRLRRAETASAPATSAA, encoded by the coding sequence ATGCTCTCCCGCCTGATCGACTGGTCCGCCCGCAACGTCTTCCTCGTCCTGCTCGGCACGCTTTTCCTCATCGGCGGCGGGCTGTACGCGGTCAAGCACACGCCGCTGGACGCCCTGCCCGACCTCTCCGACGTGCAGGTCATCGTCTATACCGACTACCCCGGCCAGGGGCCGCAGGTGGTGGAGGACCAGGTCACCTACCCGCTCACCACCGCGATGCTGGCGGTGCCGCGGGCGCGGGTGGTGCGCGGCTTCTCGATGTTCGGCGCGTCCTACGTGTATGTGATTTTCGAGGACGGCACCGACATCTACTGGGCGCGCTCGCGGGTGCTGGAATACCTCAGCACCGCCGCCGGGCGCTTGCCGCAGGGCGTGGCGCCGCAGATCGGGCCGGACGCCACCGGGGTGGGCTGGGTCTATCAGTACGCGGTGCTGGGCCGCGACATGTCGCTGGCCGACACCCGCAGCCTGCAGGACTGGTACGTGCGCTACCAGCTCACCAAGGCCGCCGGCGTGTCGGAGGTGGCGAGCGTGGGCGGCTTCGTGCGCGAGTACCAGGTCACCGTCGATCCGCACCGGCTGGCGAGCTACGGCATCGCGCTGGACGAGGTGAGCCGCGCCATCCGCAACGCCAACCGCGACGTCGGCGGCCGCGTGGTGGAGATGGCGGAAAAGGAATACATGGTGCGCGGCCGCGGCTACCTGCGCGGCGTCGAGGACATCGCCGGACTGGTGCTGAAGAGCGAGAACGGCACGCCGGTGCGGGTGGCCGACATCGGCCGCGTAGAGCTGGTGCCGGCCGAGCGCCGCGGCATCGCCGAGCTGAACGGCGAAGGCGAGGTCGCCTCCGGCATCGTCATGGCCCGCTTCGGCCAGAACGCGCTCGACGTGATCGCCAACGTCAAGGCCAAGATCGCCGAGATCGCCCCCGGCCTGCCGGCCGGCGCCGAGATCGTGCCGGTGTACGACCGCTCCACGCTGATCGAGCGCGCCATCGCCAACCTGCAATGGACGCTGCTGGAGGAAAGCCTGATCGTCGCCGCCGTGTGCGTGATCTTCCTGCTGCATGTGCGCAGCGCGCTGGTGGCGATCATCACGCTGCCGCTCGGCATCCTGATCGCGTTCGTTGCGATGCGCGCGCTCGGAATGGGCGCGGACATCATGAGCCTGGGCGGCATCGCGATCGCGATCGGCGCGATGGTGGATGCGGCGATCGTGATGATCGAGAACGCGCACAAGCATCTGGAGAGGCTGGCTGTGCACTCCGCCCCCTTCGAGGGGGAGGCCGGGAGGGAGATGGGGTTCGACGACGGCACCCTGCCCCATCCCCACCCCACCCCTCCCCTTGAAGGGGAGGGAGAAACGGCGACCGACGCCCCGCTTTACTCCTCCCCCTCCAAGGGGGAGGCCGGGAGGGAGATGGGGTTGGATGGCACGAGCGATGTCCGTGCCGACTCGCCGTCCAACTCCATCCCCTTCAAGGGGAGGGCGGGGGTGGGGATGGGGTTCGACGGCGGCCCCCTGCCCCATCCCCACCCTGACCCTTCCCTTGACGGAGAGGGGACAAAAACAGTGCGCGCCGCTGCCACACCTGAGGCAGCCCGCGCGGCCGCCATCCTCGCCGCCTGCAAGGAAGTCGGCCCCGCGCTCTTCTTCTCGCTGCTCATCATCACCGTCTCCTTCCTCCCGGTCTTCACCCTCGAAGGCCAGGAAGGGCGGCTGTTTTCCCCGCTCGCCTTCACCAAGACCTTCGCTATGGCCGGTGCGGCCCTGCTGTCGGTGACGCTGGTGCCGGTGCTGATGCTGTTCTTCGTGCGCGGCCGCATCCTGCCGGAGTCGAAGAACCCGGTGAACCGGCTGCTGATCTGGCTCTACCGCCCCATCATCCGCGCCGTGCTGCGCTTCAAGTGGGTCACCATCGCGCTGGCGCTGCTGGCGATGGTGGCGACGCTGCTGCCGGCACGCCAGATCGGCTCGGAGTTCATGCCCACGCTCAACGAGGGCACGCTGTTCTACATGCCGGCGGCGCTGCCGGGGATGTCGGTGACCGAGGCCGGACGGCTGCTCGCCACCACCAACCGCATCATCAAGACCTTCCCTGAGGTCGAATCGGTGTATGGCAAGGCCGGCCGCGCCAATACCGCCACCGACCCGGCGCCGCTGGAGATGTTCGAGACCGTCATCAACCTCAAGCCGCACAGCGAATGGCGGCCGGGCATGACCACCGACAAGCTGGTTGCCGAGATGGACGCTGCGCTCAAGTTCCCCGGCCTCGCCAACTCGTGGACCATGCCGATCAAGGCCCGCATCGACATGCTCAGCACCGGCATCCGCACGCCGGTGGGCGTCAAGGTGTTCGGCAAGGATCTGGAAACGCTGGAAACCGTCGCCCGCCAGGTGGAGGCCGCGGTGCGCACCGTGCCGGGCACCGCCAGCGCCTACGCCGAGCGCGTGGCCGGCGGCTACTACGTGGATATCGAGCCGAAACGCGAGCAGCTCGCGCGCTACGGGCTCTCGGTGGACATGGTGCAGGAGGTGGTCGCCACCGCGCTCGGCGGCGACATGGTCACCACCACGGTGGAAGGCCTGGAGCGCTACAACGTGGCGGTGCGCTACCCGCGCGCGCTGCGCGACAGCCCGCAGCGCATCGCCGCAGAGGTGTATGTGCCGACCATGAGCGGCCCGATCCCGCTCGGCCAGCTCGCCACCGTCAGCATCCAGCGCGGCGCGCCGGCCATCCGCACCGAAAACGCGCTGCTCGCCGCCTACGTCTATGTCGACACCCGCGAGGCCGACATCGGCGCCTTCGTGAAGCGCGCGCAGCAGGCGGTGGCGGAACAGGTGAGCTTCCCGGCCGGCTACTACGCCACCTGGAGCGGCCAGTTCGAGAACATGGAGCGCGCCAAGGAAAAGATGAAGATCGTGCTGCCGCTGACGCTGGCGCTGATCTTCGTGCTGCTCTACCTCAACTTCCGCCGGCTGACGGAGACCCTGATCGTGATGCTGTCGGTGCCCTTCGCGCTGGTCGGCGGGGTGTGGCTGATGTGGTGGCTGGGCTACCAGATGAGCGTGGCGGTGGCGGTCGGCTTCATCGCGCTGGCCGGCGTCGCCGCCGAGACCGGCGTGATCATGCTGATCTACCTCGACCACGCCTGGGAAGCGATCCGCGCCCGCCGCGCCGCCGAAGGCCGCGCGCCGACGGTGGCCGATCTCTACGAAGCGATCATGGAAGGCGCGGTGGAGCGGGTGCGGCCGAAGATGATGACGGTGGTGGCGATCATGGCGGGCCTCTTGCCGATCATGTGGAGCAGCGGCACCGGGGCGGAGGTGATGAGCCGCATCGCGGCGCCGATGGTGGGCGGCATGATTTCCTCCACGGTGCTGACGCTGGCAGTGATCCCGGCGCTGTATGCGGTGGTGAAGACGCGCCGCCTGCGCCGCGCGGAGACCGCGAGCGCGCCGGCGACATCGGCAGCCTGA
- a CDS encoding heavy metal response regulator transcription factor codes for MKILIVEDEPKTGDYLRQGLAEAGFNVDLARDGLDGLHLALGGDYDLIVLDVMLPSLDGWGVLQTVRRAGHQMPVLFLTARDQVEDRVRGLELGADDYLVKPFAFSELLARVRTLLRRGKAKEAEVLRAADLELDLLRRRVVRGGQRIDLTAKEFALLELLLRRQGEVLPRSLIASQVWDMNFDSDTNVIEVAVRRLRAKVDDGFEPRLIRTVRGMGYVLEAPGPA; via the coding sequence GTGAAGATCCTGATCGTCGAGGACGAACCCAAGACCGGCGACTACCTGCGCCAGGGGCTGGCCGAGGCCGGGTTCAATGTCGACCTCGCGCGCGACGGCCTCGACGGCCTGCACCTGGCGCTCGGCGGCGACTACGACCTGATCGTGCTCGACGTGATGCTGCCCTCGCTCGACGGCTGGGGCGTGCTGCAGACCGTGCGCCGGGCCGGCCATCAGATGCCGGTGTTGTTCCTCACCGCGCGCGACCAGGTGGAAGACCGTGTGCGCGGGCTGGAACTGGGCGCCGACGACTATCTCGTCAAACCCTTCGCTTTCTCCGAACTGCTCGCCCGCGTGCGCACGCTGCTGCGGCGGGGCAAGGCCAAGGAGGCCGAAGTGCTGCGCGCGGCCGACCTGGAACTGGACCTGCTGCGCCGGCGGGTAGTCCGCGGCGGTCAGCGCATCGACCTCACCGCCAAGGAATTCGCCCTGCTCGAACTGCTGCTGCGCCGCCAGGGCGAGGTGCTGCCGCGCTCGCTGATCGCTTCGCAGGTGTGGGACATGAATTTCGACAGCGACACCAACGTCATCGAAGTGGCGGTGCGCCGGCTGCGCGCCAAGGTGGACGACGGCTTCGAGCCCAGGCTGATCCGTACCGTGCGCGGTATGGGCTATGTGCTGGAAGCGCCGGGCCCGGCATGA
- a CDS encoding DUF411 domain-containing protein, with protein sequence MKMRIPDRCSLMLVALLAGAGVAVPVLAAGEAVTMYKDPNCGCCGKWAEHMRSHGFSVKEIATPRMGEVKREAGVPQVLGSCHTAKVGGYVVEGHVPAADVKRMLADKPQILGISAPGMPQGSPGMEGPYPADRYDVVSFDRDGKQAVFARH encoded by the coding sequence ATGAAAATGCGCATTCCGGACCGCTGCAGCCTGATGCTGGTGGCACTGCTGGCGGGCGCCGGTGTGGCGGTGCCGGTGCTCGCAGCCGGCGAGGCGGTGACGATGTACAAGGACCCCAACTGCGGCTGCTGCGGCAAATGGGCAGAGCACATGCGCAGCCACGGCTTCAGCGTCAAGGAGATCGCCACCCCGCGCATGGGTGAGGTCAAACGCGAGGCCGGCGTGCCGCAGGTGCTCGGCTCCTGCCACACCGCCAAGGTGGGTGGCTACGTGGTGGAAGGCCACGTGCCTGCCGCCGACGTGAAACGCATGCTGGCCGACAAGCCGCAGATCCTCGGCATTTCGGCGCCCGGCATGCCGCAGGGCTCGCCGGGCATGGAAGGACCGTACCCGGCGGACCGCTACGACGTGGTGAGCTTCGACCGCGACGGCAAGCAGGCGGTGTTCGCCCGCCACTGA
- a CDS encoding efflux RND transporter periplasmic adaptor subunit, which translates to MKPAVQLSLAALAVAVALGAGYWAGSRNGGHPAAAPTGDSAAPAAGSGERKPLYYRNPMGLPDTSPVPKKDSMGMDYIPVYADDTPDDAGVVRVSPARVQLLGVKTALAEERMVDAAVRAVGRVELDERSVVAVAPRFEGWIERLHVSAVGDPVRKGQPLFTVYSPELQSAGEELRIAEKLQRDAAATDPTAAASAARLADATRERLKNWEVAAPGAAPRTTPPAAGVGAPSQASTRHTFHAPADGIVLEKNAVQGARFMPGEAIYRIADLSRVWVIADLYEQDLARIKVGQPASVSLDAFPGRRFDAKVAYLYPTLNAATRSTPVRLELDNRERLLRPGMFAHVELAAGPAAPRVTVPASAVIDDGHRQVVLIALDEGRYKPQPVKLGTRGQDYVEVTEGLQAGERVVVSANFLIDSESQLKAALSNLTEATADTSKPAAAKGFEAVGVLDGIDLAMNSITVTHEPIPALQWPEMTMDFGIASAEVVAGMAPGTAIRFSFEQRAPGEFVVTKVERVGAAAEADHSGHGKR; encoded by the coding sequence GTGAAACCCGCCGTGCAACTTTCCCTTGCCGCGCTCGCGGTGGCCGTCGCACTCGGCGCCGGCTACTGGGCCGGCAGCCGCAACGGCGGCCATCCCGCCGCAGCTCCCACAGGCGACAGCGCAGCACCGGCTGCCGGCAGCGGCGAGCGCAAGCCGCTCTACTACCGCAACCCGATGGGCCTGCCCGACACCTCGCCGGTGCCGAAGAAGGACTCGATGGGCATGGACTACATCCCGGTCTATGCCGACGACACGCCCGACGACGCCGGCGTGGTCCGCGTCAGTCCGGCGCGGGTGCAGCTGCTCGGCGTCAAGACCGCGCTCGCCGAGGAACGCATGGTCGACGCCGCGGTGCGCGCGGTCGGCCGCGTCGAACTCGACGAGCGCTCGGTGGTGGCGGTGGCGCCGCGCTTCGAAGGCTGGATCGAGCGCCTCCACGTCAGCGCGGTCGGCGACCCGGTACGCAAGGGCCAACCCTTGTTCACCGTCTACAGCCCGGAACTGCAATCGGCCGGCGAAGAATTGCGCATCGCCGAAAAACTGCAGCGCGACGCAGCCGCCACCGACCCGACCGCTGCCGCGTCGGCCGCCCGGCTTGCCGATGCAACCCGCGAGCGCCTGAAGAATTGGGAGGTCGCGGCCCCCGGCGCGGCCCCACGGACGACGCCGCCCGCCGCGGGGGTGGGCGCACCGTCCCAGGCGTCCACGCGACACACCTTCCACGCCCCCGCCGACGGCATCGTGCTGGAGAAGAACGCGGTGCAGGGCGCGCGCTTCATGCCCGGCGAGGCGATCTACCGCATCGCCGACCTTTCCCGCGTGTGGGTGATCGCCGATCTCTACGAGCAGGACCTCGCCCGCATCAAGGTGGGCCAGCCGGCGAGCGTCAGCCTCGACGCTTTCCCCGGCCGCCGCTTCGACGCGAAGGTGGCCTACCTCTACCCGACGCTGAACGCCGCCACCCGCAGCACGCCGGTGCGGCTCGAACTCGACAACCGCGAACGCCTGCTGCGCCCCGGCATGTTCGCCCACGTCGAACTCGCCGCCGGCCCCGCCGCGCCGCGGGTGACGGTGCCCGCGTCGGCAGTGATCGACGACGGCCATCGCCAGGTGGTGCTGATCGCGCTCGACGAAGGCCGCTACAAGCCGCAGCCGGTGAAGCTGGGCACGCGCGGGCAGGACTACGTCGAGGTGACGGAAGGCCTGCAGGCGGGCGAGCGCGTGGTGGTATCGGCCAACTTCCTGATCGACTCGGAAAGCCAGCTGAAGGCGGCGCTCTCCAACCTGACCGAAGCGACCGCCGATACGTCCAAACCCGCGGCAGCGAAGGGTTTCGAAGCGGTCGGCGTGCTCGATGGCATCGACCTGGCGATGAACTCGATCACCGTCACCCACGAGCCGATCCCCGCGCTGCAGTGGCCGGAGATGACGATGGATTTCGGTATCGCGTCGGCGGAGGTGGTGGCCGGGATGGCACCGGGGACGGCGATCCGGTTCAGTTTCGAACAACGGGCGCCGGGGGAGTTTGTGGTGACGAAGGTTGAGCGGGTTGGAGCTGCCGCGGAAGCGGACCACAGCGGTCACGGCAAACGCTGA
- a CDS encoding type VI lipase adapter Tla3 domain-containing protein has translation MTLFTPPLVSTAVVFFLLWGLGSTRATAGEQQQQLTRQAEVQRETEQRNDSRRFQLEVRGVGLTINRFRQGRLWEAIDKKNDAFQSALSQDPRDYEWSAMGRGQDYDKREADAFESALDGWVERWPIPFLVAGPVSLDAPALRLSRGRQNGGMAIHLFTVLDQRAGEGSDQLIAQLFDFFDRNPDLPGAVVLGFDSQYRRPGKRKDGHFVPTIPDSIVALLVTRSDRVDRDIRPYVVDVPYDINMLDTQYDVIQLWNDYWDATTLYRKQPDSYPFMSWQFWHEHQQKLIARIDPNGNQGPLLAFWKRKTGFKPSAWVPVRWTEWQLREYDNAPLLGYLHRPVEVPLDAPAGPQGDRARAAAMAEGWKQALATLPEGSAPRRLFYDTAGEGRRLIPLALAMGAEATPNPLAIDDPANSYDLTRRVADTGVSSPFVQLALALMRSYHQGGPSATVNLREDARASIIMVSPPSEAQKAANPRQPDPFFNPNAPRF, from the coding sequence ATGACACTATTCACACCCCCTCTCGTTTCCACAGCTGTGGTGTTCTTCCTGCTCTGGGGGCTAGGCAGCACTCGCGCAACAGCTGGCGAGCAGCAACAACAGCTGACGCGCCAGGCGGAGGTGCAACGTGAAACCGAGCAGAGGAATGACAGCCGACGATTCCAGCTCGAGGTTCGGGGGGTCGGCTTGACCATCAACCGCTTCCGCCAGGGCCGCTTGTGGGAAGCCATCGACAAGAAGAATGACGCCTTTCAAAGCGCCCTCTCCCAAGACCCACGGGACTACGAATGGTCCGCCATGGGGCGCGGGCAGGACTACGACAAACGCGAGGCTGACGCTTTTGAGTCGGCCCTTGACGGATGGGTCGAGCGCTGGCCAATTCCGTTTCTAGTGGCCGGCCCAGTCAGCTTAGATGCACCTGCTTTGCGCCTAAGCCGTGGCCGTCAAAATGGCGGCATGGCCATTCACCTGTTCACCGTGCTCGACCAGCGTGCCGGTGAAGGCAGCGATCAGCTGATCGCCCAGCTCTTCGACTTCTTCGATCGTAACCCCGACCTGCCCGGAGCTGTCGTGCTCGGCTTCGACAGCCAGTACCGGCGTCCCGGCAAACGCAAGGACGGCCATTTCGTCCCGACCATCCCCGACTCCATCGTCGCCCTCCTCGTCACCCGCAGCGACCGGGTAGACCGCGACATCCGCCCCTACGTGGTCGATGTCCCCTACGACATCAACATGCTCGACACCCAGTACGACGTCATCCAGCTGTGGAACGATTACTGGGACGCGACCACCCTCTACCGCAAGCAGCCCGACAGCTATCCGTTCATGTCCTGGCAGTTCTGGCACGAACACCAGCAAAAACTCATCGCGCGGATCGATCCCAACGGCAACCAGGGCCCGCTGCTCGCCTTCTGGAAGCGCAAGACCGGCTTCAAGCCCAGTGCCTGGGTGCCGGTGCGGTGGACGGAGTGGCAACTCCGCGAATATGACAACGCCCCGCTGCTCGGCTACCTCCACCGCCCGGTCGAAGTGCCGCTGGACGCGCCGGCCGGTCCGCAGGGCGATCGTGCCCGGGCCGCAGCGATGGCCGAGGGCTGGAAACAGGCGCTGGCCACGCTGCCCGAAGGCAGCGCGCCGCGCCGCTTGTTCTATGACACCGCCGGCGAAGGCCGCCGCCTGATTCCCCTCGCGCTGGCGATGGGCGCGGAGGCCACGCCGAATCCGCTCGCGATCGACGACCCGGCCAACAGCTACGACCTCACCCGCCGCGTCGCGGATACCGGCGTCAGCTCGCCCTTCGTGCAGCTCGCTCTTGCGCTGATGCGCAGCTACCACCAAGGCGGCCCGAGCGCCACCGTCAATCTGCGCGAGGACGCGCGTGCCAGCATCATCATGGTGAGTCCGCCGAGCGAAGCACAGAAAGCCGCCAATCCGCGCCAGCCCGACCCCTTCTTCAACCCCAACGCGCCCCGCTTCTGA
- a CDS encoding copper-binding protein: MKFVLSLATLAALASFGAAPALAADDHEGHHAAPAKAAPAAYSEGTVKKVDKAAGKITISHGPLANLDMPPMTMAFATAQPAMLDKVKAGDKIRFVAERVGGVFTVTALEVAQ, from the coding sequence ATGAAGTTCGTGCTTTCGCTTGCCACCCTCGCCGCCCTTGCTTCCTTTGGCGCTGCCCCCGCGCTGGCGGCGGATGACCACGAGGGCCACCACGCCGCGCCGGCCAAGGCGGCGCCGGCGGCCTATTCGGAAGGCACGGTGAAGAAGGTGGACAAGGCCGCCGGCAAGATCACCATCAGCCACGGCCCGCTGGCCAACCTGGACATGCCGCCGATGACGATGGCTTTTGCCACGGCGCAGCCGGCGATGCTCGACAAGGTCAAGGCCGGCGACAAGATCCGCTTCGTGGCCGAGCGGGTGGGCGGGGTGTTTACGGTGACTGCGCTGGAAGTGGCGCAGTAA
- a CDS encoding heavy metal sensor histidine kinase: MSVRAPLSLTARLALLFAALAASLLIVVGLVMGRAVEAHFRELDDHELSGKLMLIESLLQRADDAAALAGVRQRLDEAFVGHDTVAVLMRDAGDAVVYALHADHFAAAQRDGAPLAGAGMWTEGGRHYIGREADIALPAGSGAAAGPLRVLLGLDISHHVHFLDDVRNRLWAGISLSAVAAALLGWLAAHKGLAPLRRVTAAAERLSAERLGERLAEGAAPAEVRELVEAFNGMLERLESSFRRLSDFSADIAHELRTPVSNLMTQTEVALSHARSPDEYREVLASNLEEYERIARMVSDMLFLAQAENGRLPRPEERVALQDEARALAEFYEALAEEQGVTITVQGAAEVTGDRLMLRRALANLLSNALRHTPRGGTVEIVIDAGQATVTLAVRNPGETIAPEELPRIFERFHRASRERERHGEGAGLGLAITCSIVEVHGGRVTAESAAGLTTFRIELPLAAA, from the coding sequence ATGAGCGTGCGCGCACCGCTTTCGCTTACCGCGCGGCTGGCGCTGCTGTTCGCCGCGCTTGCCGCCAGCCTGCTGATCGTTGTCGGCCTGGTGATGGGGCGCGCGGTCGAGGCGCACTTCCGCGAACTCGATGACCATGAACTGTCCGGCAAGCTGATGCTGATCGAAAGCCTGCTGCAGCGCGCCGACGATGCCGCGGCGCTGGCTGGCGTGCGCCAGCGCCTGGACGAAGCCTTCGTCGGCCACGACACCGTGGCGGTGCTGATGCGCGATGCCGGTGACGCGGTGGTCTATGCACTGCATGCCGACCACTTCGCCGCCGCCCAGCGCGACGGCGCGCCGCTTGCGGGGGCCGGAATGTGGACCGAAGGCGGCCGCCATTACATCGGCCGCGAGGCGGACATTGCGCTGCCGGCGGGCAGCGGCGCGGCGGCCGGGCCGCTGCGGGTGCTGCTCGGGCTGGACATTTCGCATCACGTGCATTTCCTCGACGACGTCCGCAACCGGTTGTGGGCCGGCATATCGCTATCGGCGGTCGCGGCGGCGCTGCTTGGCTGGCTGGCGGCGCACAAGGGTCTGGCCCCGCTGCGCCGGGTGACGGCGGCGGCCGAGCGGCTGTCGGCCGAACGCCTGGGCGAGCGGCTGGCCGAGGGTGCGGCGCCCGCCGAGGTGCGCGAACTGGTCGAGGCCTTCAACGGCATGCTCGAACGGCTGGAATCGTCGTTCCGCCGGCTGTCGGACTTTTCTGCGGACATCGCCCACGAGCTGCGCACGCCGGTGTCCAACCTGATGACGCAGACCGAAGTGGCGCTGTCGCACGCGCGCAGCCCGGACGAATACCGCGAGGTGCTAGCCTCCAACCTGGAAGAGTACGAACGCATCGCCCGCATGGTGAGCGACATGCTGTTCCTGGCCCAGGCCGAAAACGGCCGCCTGCCGCGCCCCGAGGAGCGGGTGGCGCTGCAGGATGAGGCGCGGGCGCTGGCCGAGTTCTACGAGGCGCTGGCGGAGGAGCAGGGCGTGACGATCACCGTGCAGGGCGCGGCGGAGGTCACCGGCGATCGCCTGATGCTGCGCCGCGCGCTGGCCAACCTGTTGTCCAACGCGCTGCGCCACACGCCGCGCGGCGGCACGGTCGAGATCGTCATCGATGCCGGTCAGGCCACGGTGACGCTGGCGGTGCGCAATCCGGGCGAGACGATTGCGCCCGAGGAGTTGCCGCGCATCTTCGAGCGCTTCCACCGCGCCAGCCGCGAACGCGAGCGTCATGGCGAAGGCGCCGGGCTGGGGCTGGCGATCACCTGCTCCATCGTGGAGGTGCATGGCGGCCGGGTGACGGCGGAGTCCGCCGCAGGGCTGACCACCTTCCGGATCGAGCTTCCACTGGCCGCGGCGTGA